TATCCCTTCAGTTTTCCCTATATCCAATGTATCCATCGAGGGTatgtcttcctcctcttctggCTTTGATGCTATACATTACCAACAGAACAAAAGGGAGTTTAGCTTATACAAAAGAGAGTGCGTGAAACACTGAAACAAGCATTGTGAGATGTCAACCTTGCACTCCATGTGTGGCAAGCCAGCCTTCACCGTCCTCATCATCACCGAGAACTACCTCAGCTCCTGCTGCATCATACTCTTCTTCAAGCGAGACAGCGCGTCTTAGGCAAGGCACTGCCAGCAGAACCAAAATTTCAATTACAATGAGGAatatcaaattcaaactgtttcAACTACACGAGGGAAACCAAACTTCACTAGTTCTTATCCTCCAATGTAGCATTCCAAAACATGGTGGCCTAGAACCAAACTTAGCCTAATCAAGACCAGTGGAAACTAGCATAACAATCATGTCACCCAATGCAGCATTCCATCGAATCCTAGCACAAGATGAAATAGAACCAATTCAGAATCAGCATACCGTTCCTGGTGACGAGGAATTGCTTGTCGGGAGGGAGATAAGGCTTCCTCTTGCTCGGATCGCCCGCCTCCCTGCACAGGAAACACCCACCGAGATCGATCAGACGCCCCACCCAAACCCACAGCAATCGGGTACCAAACCCTACAGAGGAGGGGGGCGGGGGGCAACGGAGGAGATGCCTACCAGGACCAGGTGGGGCACTTGGAGACGAGGTtgtcgccggcgaggatgaACTCGGGGACGGAGAGGACGCCCTTCTCGAGGAACGCCGACACGGTGCGCGGCTCCGTGACCCGCTCCACCGTCCCCTTGTAGAGCTCGTACACCTTCTGCTTCACCTGCATCCTGCTGCTCGCCTCGCCCCTAGCCCCAGGGTTGCCTCCGCTCGCCGGAGAAGGTTGCTTCCGGCTTCCGCTCGCCGGAGACGGTGGGGAAAGCGAGGCGAAGACGCAAACCCGCCTGCGGCTTCGTTGAAATACGCCTCCCAAGTCGAAAGGCGCACGGAATCGGACTCCTTGTCGCGTCGTCCCGGCCCACCAAAGCTTCGGCCCACGAAAGCCCACGGCCCAATTACAATCGAGGCCCACCTGAAATTTCCACACGCCCACACCCCCCACCCACGCGCTTTCCCGAACCGTCTGCACCAGGGGGCCCCACCGTCAGTGACTCGGCTTTGACGCACCATTCCGACCGCCAGCTTGACGCGTGGAATGGTGGGGCCGAGTAGTCAGTGGGACACCCCTCGGCGTCATCCGTAAGCAGAGGAGAGGACGCGGAGCGCCATTTCCGAAATCCACGAGAGCTTTGGCTCCTTGCCATTTTGCTTTTTCGTTTTCAaaatttcttcctcttctcgagagagagagagagagagagagagtgagcgTCGCGTTGCCCAAGGGGAAGGGAAAGGCGTCTTCCTCGACACGATTCCCCTCTCTCCCACCCAAAACCctactgcgccgccgccgcggaggaggaggaggagatgccgCCGGAGACGACCGAGGCGGCCGCCCTGAGGGGGGCCATCCTCGCCGCgtccacggcggtggcggcggcgagggcggtctCGTCGGTGGCGGActacctccgccgccacgcggGCGACCACCCGCGGGCCTTCTTCGCCGACGCGCTGCCCTCGCTGCTCTTCCGGGTGTTCGTCGCGTCCCCGGACTCGCCGTCCTTCATCGATCTCGCCGCCGGGGACCCCGCGCTCGCCGAGCTCCTCGCGTCGCTGCTCGCCCCGTCAGGGCCGCttctcgccgccgtctccgccgcggaTCGCCACGCGCTCCTCCGATTCGTGTTCCCACCCGAGCGGCTACCCGATTGGCTCCGCCTCGCGCTgtcgtccgccaccgccgcctcctcctcctcctcctcctcctctgatgaGGTGATCTCCCCTCTCCTCGCTGGCCGCGTCGACTCCGAGCTTCACCTGTCGGTATTCGAATACTACCTCTTCTGGTTCGCGTACTACCCCATCTCAGCTGCCACGGCCAAGGCCACAGGAATGGCTGCGGCTCGGGCCCCAAAAATTCCGCCCTCCATTTCAGAACAATCACTTAAGTCGCTCGGCCGCATTGAGAGCTGGATGTCCACCCTAGGTTCATCAGCCGGACGCAATCTGGGTCAGAAGCTAGAGAGCTCGCTATATCTGAAGCTTCTGTACTCCTACCTTAAGGAGTTCGTGCCCAGCGGATGTGTACCGCCGCGTAATATGGGTGGAACTCTGCTGCATCGAACTGTCAGTGATGGTATTGATGCTGCTGAATCCTTCAGGCGAGCTGAGTTCTTCGTGCACACACTCATCCAGTTCTGGCTTGTTGGAGATGACTTCTCGCCACTGCCTGTGCAGACTTGCCGTGCATATGGGCTCCCTTTACTGTCTCTTCAGTCTCATGCAAATGCCACATTGGTTGAGCGGCCGCCAGCACCAGGACTCGGCGATGCAGTGAAGCTTTTTGTGATGTATATGAACAGGATCAATGCTTCTGTGGATATAGATGCGCCAAATGTCTTCGAGGGAATATCTTCATGGAGGGAGGCATGCAACAGCCCTGTTGGATACTGGAATCCATTGATACAGAGGCCTCTGTATCGATTTTTGCTCAGGACATTCTTGTTCTGCCCCATGGGTGTAGAAATAAAGAATGTTGCACAGGTTTTCTCTGCATGGATAGTCTATATGGAGCCATGGAAGGCTCAGAAGGATGATTTGGATGCGTATGATCTGCCTCCTCCAGGTTGCCGCAATGTGCATCGAGTTACTGAGGGAAAGAGGCAGGTGTCTGAAGCAGTGTACTCTCCAGAATGGGAGAACTTTGTGCTGTCCAACTACTTGTTCTACAGTTCTTTGGTCGTTCATTTCCTGGGGTTTGCACATAAATTTATCCACTCTGATGTTTCCTCAGTGTTGCAGATGGTATCAAAGGTAAGTGAATATTTGCTCCGTCCTTACTACAGCATATGCCACTATGGTCTTTGTTTTCGTCCTTAACTGTCATGTTATCCTTGGTACATATTGTTGTCTTAGGTATGAAGTAGCTGAACATGCACTCATGCAGTCATTTACTAAATTAGATTCCACGTACTTGCACATATGTGTTTGAGAATCGCTGTATTTGTGTTTTGAATTATCTTGCACTCCATAGTTTATTTAGCATCAGGGGGGTTTCCCCTTGATGGAAAATGTAGAAATATCTAATACTAAGGGTAGGTAAGTGGTGTCACACTGTCATATAATTTTACAATACTCCGCTACCAGGGCAGTACCACCACTAGTGGTCTAAGCAATGCAgtagaagaaagttttttttttaagaaattgtaTTTTTAGGAGCGTGGAGCAAATAATCCGGTGAATAAGCTGAAAATAATGGGTAATGGATAGCCATATTTGTAATCTGAAAAAGTAATGTACCTGTAATCTAAGTGAATTGTAGTGGGAGGCATTTTCTGTAGAGGGTTTATGGACAGCTGCATGTGATGTTTCTTCATATTTCAAACTCTATGATTGAGGATTTGAGTTATTGTAATCTTAACTAACTTCTATTATACCACCTGGAGAGATTAGcaataaaagaaaacatattAGATGTGCACCTGGAACAATAGGCCTACCGGAACATATACCTTACAAGTTACAAGTAATTTGAACTTAGTCTATCTTGCACATTTTCTCTCTGAATATCTATTCCTATTGCTTGTTACCTTGGTGGATATTTGGGAAATAAAGCATGATCATTTTTGAAATACTATATATTACTGTTTCCTTTATCTCATTGTTCTGAAGTTATTGGTAATATGCTTAAGAGGATCATGTTTTGCTTAATGTGGCCATATGGCCAGTGCTTTATCTTCTATTCCATGTTAtgtattttctaaaattgatgAGGCAGCTTTTCTGCTGGCTGAAATTGTGCTAGGCAGGTTAATTGTTCTACCCAACAAAAAAGCCCCACAAAGCGTTTTGTTTATTCATGAACTAACATTTGTAATCTAGAATCCTATTCATCTATATATAGCTTGGCCTTTCAGTACCTAATATCTATTAATCTGCTGACTGTTTCTCTCTTACTGAATGTATCGTTCGTTTGGATTTTTCAGGTTTTGGAGGTTTTGGCATCTTCTACAGAATTATTGGGGCTCATCTACAGCGTTGATGCTACATATCATCATAGATTTTTTGGTTCAGCATCTTGTTATTTGGATCATGTGCTTAAGTATGTGCCATCAATCCGAGAACAGCTACAGGTAAGAAATGGCTGACCTAGTTAGTGCCTTGAACTTCCAGTGcattgcaggcttgcagcactGGAATTTTGCTAGTTCATCAATAATGTGGAGGAGTGGATGACTTTCTGTTCTAACCTTTTATCGTCCCCTGTGGTCTATTTCAGGACTGGGAATATGGTTTATCAGAAAGTGATGCTGATGGGTCTTTCTTGCATGAGCGTAGGAACTTTAATCTGAGGCTTTTCAGCTTTGATGAGGAAGGGGCTTACAACTTGCTTCAGGTGTATATTATTATGCAATTATCATTGTTAGCCAATTTTTTATTCTTGTCTTTATTCAGAGTATAATAGATTGCTGGAGATTTCCAGTTTATTAGGTAGATATCTCTAAAGATTCAACTTTACATCCTTGGGCTACTCTTTTGTGATGGATGCTGTTTTTCTGGTAGCTATTACAGTACTATCCATTGATCTGTTACATGAACCAACGTAATTTTGCCCTTTTGACTATTTATTGTTCTCCACGTATTACCAATATTGAAGAATACTTACTCGTTCTTGCTTTCCTTTATCTCTAGTTGCTGTTGCTACGGGCAGAGTCAGAGATTCAACGTTTGCCAGGTGATGCTATGCAAAGTCTTCAGACTCTGGATTTAATTAAATCCCAGATGAAGAAAATTTTCCGTGAACACATTGAAAGTTCCCAGCCTATGAACTTGGTAGAGAGAGAATGCAGTCAGCACCATGGGCGTGGTGAGGTATTCGCACCTAAGCATCCAAGGCCATGGAAACAC
The sequence above is drawn from the Oryza glaberrima chromosome 10, OglaRS2, whole genome shotgun sequence genome and encodes:
- the LOC127752621 gene encoding uncharacterized protein LOC127752621 → MPPETTEAAALRGAILAASTAVAAARAVSSVADYLRRHAGDHPRAFFADALPSLLFRVFVASPDSPSFIDLAAGDPALAELLASLLAPSGPLLAAVSAADRHALLRFVFPPERLPDWLRLALSSATAASSSSSSSSDEVISPLLAGRVDSELHLSVFEYYLFWFAYYPISAATAKATGMAAARAPKIPPSISEQSLKSLGRIESWMSTLGSSAGRNLGQKLESSLYLKLLYSYLKEFVPSGCVPPRNMGGTLLHRTVSDGIDAAESFRRAEFFVHTLIQFWLVGDDFSPLPVQTCRAYGLPLLSLQSHANATLVERPPAPGLGDAVKLFVMYMNRINASVDIDAPNVFEGISSWREACNSPVGYWNPLIQRPLYRFLLRTFLFCPMGVEIKNVAQVFSAWIVYMEPWKAQKDDLDAYDLPPPGCRNVHRVTEGKRQVSEAVYSPEWENFVLSNYLFYSSLVVHFLGFAHKFIHSDVSSVLQMVSKVLEVLASSTELLGLIYSVDATYHHRFFGSASCYLDHVLKYVPSIREQLQDWEYGLSESDADGSFLHERRNFNLRLFSFDEEGAYNLLQLLLLRAESEIQRLPGDAMQSLQTLDLIKSQMKKIFREHIESSQPMNLVERECSQHHGRGEVFAPKHPRPWKHSLANVNWMTRPISDSEVAWLARLLIRFSAWLNEILRLDRDDSDAIHTGPTNIKFDGNELNGVGGPKDAARMVFIGACSLLVLVGQSILHFMRTHSIRINLRILASKKLLTAVMLYALFTVARNALS